A single region of the Panthera tigris isolate Pti1 chromosome B1, P.tigris_Pti1_mat1.1, whole genome shotgun sequence genome encodes:
- the SFTPC gene encoding pulmonary surfactant-associated protein C isoform X1: MRGEGVCSKMDVGSKEVLIESPPDYSAAPRGRFSIPCCPVNLKRLLIIVVVVVLVVVVIVGALLMGLHMSQKHTEMVLEMSIGGPEAQQRLALSERVGTTATFSIGSTGIVLYDYQRLLIAYKPAPGTCCYIMKMAPENIPSLEALTRKFRNFQPHPDAKLLASAEPHHLGASDSSTAPSLLVKPAVSTSKLGQEEVRDAGSASSVDLDFLGTTVSTLCGEVPLYYI; this comes from the exons GACTACTCAGCAGCTCCCCGGGGCCGGTTCAGCATCCCCTGCTGCCCTGTGAACCTCAAACGCCTCCTCATCATCGTCGTGGTGGTAGTCCTTGTGGTCGTGGTGATTGTAGGGGCCCTGCTAATGGGTCTTCACATGAGCCAGAAACACACCGAGATG GTCCTAGAGATGAGCATTGGGGGACCAGAAGCCCAGCAGCGCCTGGCCCTGAGTGAGCGTGTGGGTACCACTGCCACCTTCTCCATCGGCTCCACTGGCATTGTATTGTATGACTACCAGCGG CTCCTGATTGCCTATAAGCCAGCCCCAGGAACCTGTTGCTACATCATGAAGATGGCTCCAGAGAACATCCCAAGTCTTGAGGCTCTCACCAGAAAGTTCCGGAACTTCCAG ccccaccctgatGCCAAGCTGCTGGCCTCAGCTGAGCCTCACCACTTGGGGGCTTCTGACTCCAGCACAGCCCCCTCTTTACtg GTCAAGCCTGCAGTGTCTACCTCTAAGCTGGGCCAGGAGGAGGTCCGTGATGCTGGCTCAGCATCCTCTGTGGACCTGGACTTCCTGGGCACCACTGTGAGCACCCTGTGTGGCGAGGTGCCCCTCTACTACATCTAG